From a single Solanum dulcamara chromosome 4, daSolDulc1.2, whole genome shotgun sequence genomic region:
- the LOC129884815 gene encoding FCS-Like Zinc finger 3-like, which produces MKAAAELYYTGCEDHHYQPHFLDACTLCQRTLAHNHDIFMYRGDTPFCSQECRQEQIEMDEANERKWKIASSKRSSRTKTETPTTKESDANKAVRNGTVAVA; this is translated from the exons atgaagGCAGCAGCTGAACTATACTACACTGGATGTGAAGACCACCACTACCAACCCCATTTTCTTGATGCTTGCACTCTTTGCCAGAGAACCTTAGCTCACAACCATGACATCTTCATGTACAG AGGGGATACACCATTTTGTAGCCAAGAATGCAGGCAAGAGCAGATAGAAATGGATGAAGCTAATGAAAGAAAATGGAAAATTGCTTCATCAAAGAGATCTTCAAGAACAAAAACAGAGACccccactactaaagaatctgATGCAAATAAAGCTGTACGAAATGGCACTGTTGCAGTCGCTTGA